The genomic segment TATCCATGGAAGCATTCAATTACTTCATgtaatctcaagcactgaatgtTGAATTTATAAAATTCTTTGTCAGATGAGCCATTTAACACTTTGACAATGTTctctgttcccatggaagatgttcaacagaaacacaaggagactctgcgggcacaaactgagacactgagagtgaacacgatcctgatgagggagaaggtgaaggttttccagctggttgatcgatacgctgagctcacggtcatttctactgttcgagatcgACGATTAGTGGAACATGAGCTGCtagcaagaggcagagaccacgaggagtggagagagaaacatctcCGCGGAGAGCTGGAAAAAATCCGGACTGATCAGTTAttccagagcagcttttcccggagtaaatccaaatctgggagttcagcagcagtggccggagtcgcggggatcgggaaaacaacaatggtacaaaagattgtttatgactgggccacagggaaaatataccaacaattccagtttgtcttcagtttcaaattcagggatttaaactccattaactgcagagtaaacctgagggaactgattttggatcagtatccttactttgggaatttcctgagagaggtctggaagaacccagagggattgctgtttatattcgatggtttggatgaattcaagcacagaatcgattttgctgacggtcggagagatacagaacccaagcaccagtgcccagatccTGAATTCAAATGCAgggtgtctgacattgtgtacagtttaatccagcacaaactgctcccagggtgttcgGTGCTGGTGACCACCCGCCCCACTGCATTACACTTACTGGAAAAGGCAGAGATCAGTGTCTgtgctgaaatcctgggatttgttggtgaggaacggaaggaatatttcatcaggcattttgaagatcaggCAGTGGCAGTAGCTGTTTTCAAACATgtgaaggagaacgagatcctgtacaccatgagctacaacccctcctactgctggatcctcgctctggcactgggacccttcttcacacaaagagtcagggacccgcagcgagttcccaagaccatcacccaactgttctcctactatatttacaacatcctgaaaaaccacggccgtgagattgagaacccccgtgatgtgttactcagggttggtcagatggcctacAGAGGAGTGTCCgagaagaagattgtgtttacagatggagatttgatcaactacaatctgcagccttcccagttcctgtccgggtttttgatggagcttttggagagagagaatTCTGCCCGAtgtgtggtgtacacattcccacacctcaccatccaagagtttgtagctgcagtcgcacaattcctgaatccacatccTGGGAATATCCTCAAATTCCTCACTAAAGCCCACAACACGACAGATGGGCGATTTGAGatatttctccgttttgttgctggtctctctTCCCCAATGACAGCTCGaggcctggaggagtttctgggtccatttcctcatcaaacaacctgccgggtgattgactgggtgaaggaggaggttaaacgccagagtggaaacacgtggagtgaagctggtaaaaggagcctcctgaacacattgcactacctgtttgagtctcagaatcgtgggctggctcaggccgcactgggatctgtggaaacactttcattcgatggaatgacactgaccccgattgactgcgcggtcctgtctcatgCCATCGGACTCTGTGACACAATAAAACAGCTTGAACTGAACAACTGCCACATTCAATGTGAAGGAATTCAGCGGCTGGGACCTgggctgcacaagtgccaggAGTTGAGGTAACTTTATTTATCTCTCACTCTGAACTCTGAAACTGTTCCATTGTGTTGTTTCAACGTAAAAGAATTTGGGTGAAACTGTAGTAAATCAGATTGTGAAGAATTGGGACAAATGACCAGAGGATCGGTCAGTAATTCCCAAGGACGGGAGGGTTCATCTTATTGGATTATCTTTTCCCATTGGTATCCTCCTTTGGGACCTCTCCCTCATCCCCCGTCCTCCTGtgtgatctctcttccccattcttcCTATCCCTTTCCTCAGGTGGGGTCTTGTCCACTATCTCCCATAAataaatcttcctcactgtggcCCTGCCCCTTCCGATGCTCTCAAGTCAGGAACACTTTTCTAACcatcagggaatgagacagaatatgtggagtttacagggtcacaccaacagactaaattactgacattcagtgaacatcctggagctgggcagtgagggacattgacactgatgggaactccgatcagtgaCTTACTGAAGGGCTTAATGTTCCCTGAAATATCCATgtgagagaaattccctcagacTCTCTGGTTGAATTactttgttcatcaatttgtctgtttgtgtttagacttgggGAGAATGACCtgagagattcaggagtgaaactggtctctgcggctctgaggaacccggtgTGTAAAATAGAGAAACtgcggtaagtaccagactgtgggagattgtgtttacagtcactgggtgtctgacactgaacgttaatatgatcagtaattgtgttactgacaaacactggggatttgtactgaatcctgtctctctgtgtccttcaccctcactctctctcatttccAGGCTGGAGAgagtcggtctcacagattctggtgccgaggatctcgtcttCTCtatcagtacaaacccatcactgacggagctgaacctgagtgagaatgaactgggagattcaggagtgaaacttttgtctgcggctctgaggaactcggagtgtaaaatacagaaactgtggtaagtaccagactgtgggagtttgtgtttacagtcactgggtgtctgacattGAACATAAATGTGATCAGTAagtgtgttactgataaacact from the Mobula birostris isolate sMobBir1 chromosome 13, sMobBir1.hap1, whole genome shotgun sequence genome contains:
- the LOC140207068 gene encoding NACHT, LRR and PYD domains-containing protein 3-like, producing the protein MATGGKLNHVRKVLKRFLPGSSPRKDDRDTGSKVPKQGQIESNVPIECGPAAEEGEQSQPRDSDVRDTDPDPGTGTSEATVYQPRDSDVRNTDRDPGTGTSEATVCQLGDSLNTELSSPQPGAAPAFTISDLLAQGGEYRLYQLTKFYRDRLEQAIEEKVERLGWMLTKEGHFSREENEKVTELTEKGNRTESSTLFLRLVMGKGSRARRAMWESFVTWRTELPKLDRILKEIQELGPGPWEYMNIAQGLSELPTHLIDVQQKHKETLRAQTETLRVNTILMREKVKVFQLVDRYAELTVISTVRDRRLVEHELLARGRDHEEWREKHLRGELEKIRTDQLFQSSFSRSKSKSGSSAAVAGVAGIGKTTMVQKIVYDWATGKIYQQFQFVFSFKFRDLNSINCRVNLRELILDQYPYFGNFLREVWKNPEGLLFIFDGLDEFKHRIDFADGRRDTEPKHQCPDPEFKCRVSDIVYSLIQHKLLPGCSVLVTTRPTALHLLEKAEISVCAEILGFVGEERKEYFIRHFEDQAVAVAVFKHVKENEILYTMSYNPSYCWILALALGPFFTQRVRDPQRVPKTITQLFSYYIYNILKNHGREIENPRDVLLRVGQMAYRGVSEKKIVFTDGDLINYNLQPSQFLSGFLMELLERENSARCVVYTFPHLTIQEFVAAVAQFLNPHPGNILKFLTKAHNTTDGRFEIFLRFVAGLSSPMTARGLEEFLGPFPHQTTCRVIDWVKEEVKRQSGNTWSEAGKRSLLNTLHYLFESQNRGLAQAALGSVETLSFDGMTLTPIDCAVLSHAIGLCDTIKQLELNNCHIQCEGIQRLGPGLHKCQELRLGENDLRDSGVKLVSAALRNPVCKIEKLRLERVGLTDSGAEDLVFSISTNPSLTELNLSENELGDSGVKLLSAALRNSECKIQKLWLDSVSLTDSGAEDLVSTLRTNLSLTELRLGWNLLTDRSVPDLRCLILNQPSLKRIQLVKNRFSETGKKELRSLQEPRPGLTVIL